A window from Flavobacterium sp. 83 encodes these proteins:
- a CDS encoding histidine kinase yields MKAKITVLILLYFFSFPLYSQELLPFVENYSKSDYQGDNQIWNVAQGNDDAMYFANNYYLLRYDGVKWEKYTLPNKTIIRSIMVDGDKIYSGSYKEFGYWFRKDGKMHYVSISKGNKVFDENNNEEIWKIFKFNNKIYFQSFNGLFLYDGKGIKENKFDFLISYCFPVGNELLVASVEKGIYKIKNSKIEKVKEWAVLENNVIHAIQKHQNKIYFFTKKNGVYVLENNVLSPWKNPLNDILKVANINVAQFIKSNKLVIGTANKGVYVLDLNDGSYKNINRNNVLMNNSILSIGQDKENDLWLGLDNGIAHIEVNSPTSIFYDSSGILGSVYSVASTPKGYLMASNHGVFKYEDKQLSLIPNTQGQAWNISKINNKYLIGHNEGTFVYDNGLFYKLSTVNGGWNLAKSSINNSYLQATYSGVIIYNDANDLKQNIVLKKILKPIKYVAQNRKNEIWAADNNRGLYRILYNDAYETVRVDNITQRSKISNDFGVKIFEFRNEILFLINKSWYTYNSITNQLEGNELFNSNFQNVSDIVTIDENNFMVLQGGLLYHVYTNDNQFIKNSIQEKYYKGKIINDNLKVFKNNNSYLLNLDDGFISLQLNYKNKQTSNIKIEAFNDGLLVENTSKIKHNSELRIHVISGIYGATKPDLFYKINGTKEFIPINEGLIVLNNFISGSHDVTIYRNDGSHYIKVSSFQFIVANAWYFSFWMILVYLIFIGLILYLYYKWNKMKYIQKLKLQEEELKHQKEILEMELKAENELNVQEYEKHILELELQSKSSEVAGKSLSIAKQSEMIENIQGILDAETDFNKLKSEIKKAIKINAVNKHEWETFETNLNQIHNEFIINLSKKFPNLTSKDVKLCVYLKMNLSSKEIAPMMNISFRGVELHRYRLRKKLNLVQDENLSKFLLTI; encoded by the coding sequence TTGAAAGCAAAAATTACTGTCTTAATCCTATTATATTTTTTTTCGTTCCCGCTTTATTCTCAAGAGTTACTTCCATTTGTCGAAAATTACAGCAAATCTGATTATCAGGGAGATAATCAGATTTGGAATGTTGCGCAAGGGAATGATGATGCCATGTATTTTGCCAATAATTATTATTTGTTACGTTACGATGGCGTAAAATGGGAGAAATATACGTTGCCTAACAAAACAATAATTCGGTCTATAATGGTTGATGGAGATAAGATTTACTCTGGATCTTATAAAGAATTTGGATATTGGTTTCGAAAAGATGGAAAGATGCATTATGTTTCTATTTCCAAAGGCAATAAGGTTTTTGATGAAAACAACAATGAAGAAATTTGGAAGATATTTAAGTTTAATAACAAAATTTACTTTCAGTCCTTCAATGGGCTTTTTCTGTATGATGGAAAAGGTATTAAAGAAAATAAATTTGATTTTTTGATTTCCTATTGCTTTCCAGTTGGCAATGAATTGTTAGTTGCTTCAGTTGAGAAAGGAATTTATAAAATAAAGAATTCAAAAATCGAAAAAGTAAAAGAATGGGCTGTTTTAGAGAATAATGTTATTCATGCCATTCAAAAACACCAAAATAAAATTTATTTTTTCACTAAAAAAAATGGAGTTTATGTTTTGGAAAATAATGTTTTAAGTCCTTGGAAAAATCCCTTAAATGACATTTTGAAAGTCGCAAACATCAATGTTGCCCAGTTTATAAAAAGCAATAAACTTGTAATAGGAACAGCAAATAAAGGAGTTTATGTTCTCGATTTAAATGACGGTTCTTATAAAAACATCAATAGAAATAATGTCTTGATGAACAATTCTATTTTAAGTATCGGTCAGGACAAAGAGAATGATTTATGGTTGGGACTCGATAATGGTATTGCACATATCGAAGTCAATTCTCCTACTTCAATTTTTTATGATAGTTCCGGTATTTTAGGTTCTGTTTATTCTGTTGCCAGCACTCCAAAAGGTTATTTAATGGCTTCAAATCATGGTGTTTTTAAATATGAAGACAAACAACTTTCATTGATTCCAAATACACAAGGACAAGCCTGGAATATCAGTAAAATAAATAACAAATATCTTATAGGTCACAACGAAGGAACTTTTGTTTATGATAATGGATTATTTTATAAATTAAGTACGGTAAATGGAGGTTGGAATTTAGCAAAAAGCAGTATTAACAATTCCTATTTGCAAGCCACATACAGCGGTGTAATTATCTATAATGATGCTAATGACTTAAAGCAAAATATTGTTTTAAAAAAGATTTTGAAACCTATAAAATATGTTGCTCAAAACAGGAAAAATGAAATTTGGGCAGCGGATAATAATAGGGGGTTGTATCGAATTCTTTATAATGATGCCTATGAAACAGTACGTGTTGATAATATTACCCAGCGCAGTAAAATAAGTAATGATTTTGGTGTGAAAATATTTGAGTTCAGAAATGAAATTCTTTTTTTGATTAATAAATCATGGTATACCTACAATTCAATAACGAATCAATTAGAAGGAAATGAATTGTTTAACAGCAATTTCCAAAACGTATCAGATATTGTTACCATTGATGAAAACAATTTCATGGTACTTCAGGGAGGACTTTTGTATCATGTTTACACTAATGATAATCAATTCATAAAGAATAGCATTCAAGAAAAATATTATAAAGGAAAAATCATCAATGATAATTTGAAAGTATTTAAAAATAATAATAGTTATCTACTAAACCTGGATGATGGTTTTATCTCACTTCAATTAAATTATAAAAATAAGCAAACAAGCAATATAAAGATAGAAGCTTTTAACGATGGCCTTTTAGTAGAAAACACATCAAAAATTAAGCATAATTCAGAGCTTAGAATACATGTGATATCTGGAATTTATGGAGCTACAAAACCGGATTTGTTTTATAAAATTAATGGTACGAAAGAATTCATTCCTATAAACGAAGGACTGATTGTTTTAAATAATTTTATTAGTGGTTCACACGATGTAACAATTTATCGTAACGATGGATCGCATTATATCAAAGTATCCAGTTTTCAGTTTATTGTTGCAAATGCATGGTATTTTTCTTTTTGGATGATTCTGGTATACCTGATTTTTATAGGTTTGATACTATACCTATATTATAAATGGAATAAGATGAAATACATTCAGAAACTGAAATTACAAGAGGAAGAATTAAAGCATCAAAAGGAAATTCTGGAAATGGAATTAAAAGCCGAAAACGAGTTGAATGTACAAGAATATGAAAAACACATTCTAGAATTAGAGTTACAGTCAAAATCATCAGAAGTTGCCGGAAAATCGCTTTCTATTGCGAAACAAAGTGAAATGATAGAGAATATTCAGGGAATTTTAGATGCTGAAACGGATTTTAATAAATTAAAAAGCGAGATCAAAAAAGCCATAAAAATCAATGCTGTTAATAAACATGAATGGGAAACATTTGAAACAAATTTGAATCAAATTCATAATGAGTTTATAATTAATCTTTCTAAGAAATTTCCAAACCTTACTTCAAAGGATGTTAAGCTTTGTGTTTATTTAAAAATGAATCTTTCTTCCAAAGAAATTGCGCCAATGATGAATATCTCTTTCAGAGGTGTTGAACTGCATCGCTATCGTTTGAGAAAGAAATTAAACTTGGTTCAGGATGAAAATCTTTCCAAATTTTTATTAACGATATAA
- a CDS encoding acetate/propionate family kinase encodes MKIVIINSGSSSIKYQLIDMPANEVICSGMIDRIGLETSNLSYVTNNTKLEETLPIANHKIGLMLIAQLLMDATVGVIMSTDEIEAVGHRVVHGGSSFSNTVIIDGEVKEKIRQLFDLAPLHNPANLEGINVAEEIFNLAKQVAVFDTAFHQTIPVVAHKYALPNYLLTENKIRVYGFHGTSHKYVSENAIHYLKQKSINKGSKIITIHLGNGCSMTAIKDGKSIDHTLGFGPMNGLIMGTRSGDVDQSVIFYLVNSLGYSLDAVNTMLQKQSGMLGLTGYSDLRDIEANAENGNVDCQLALAMNAYRIKKYIGSYTAVLNGLDAIVFTAGIGENSSYIRKLVCTDMNYFGIELDDCKNEIRSKEIREINTSDSKTKILVIPTNEEIEIANQVFELLTN; translated from the coding sequence ATGAAAATAGTAATTATAAACTCGGGAAGTTCCTCCATAAAATATCAATTAATAGATATGCCGGCGAATGAAGTTATTTGTTCGGGGATGATTGATAGAATAGGATTGGAAACATCCAATCTAAGCTACGTAACTAATAATACTAAATTAGAAGAAACGTTGCCTATTGCAAACCATAAAATTGGTTTAATGTTAATTGCTCAATTGTTGATGGACGCGACTGTTGGAGTGATAATGAGTACAGATGAGATTGAAGCTGTTGGGCATCGCGTGGTTCATGGTGGCAGTTCTTTTTCGAATACGGTAATTATTGACGGAGAAGTAAAAGAGAAGATTAGACAACTTTTTGATTTGGCACCGTTGCACAATCCGGCTAATTTAGAAGGAATAAATGTGGCCGAAGAAATTTTCAATTTGGCAAAACAAGTAGCTGTTTTTGATACTGCTTTTCATCAAACGATTCCTGTTGTGGCACACAAATATGCGTTGCCTAATTATCTTTTGACTGAAAATAAAATACGCGTATATGGTTTTCATGGGACAAGTCACAAATATGTTTCTGAAAATGCGATTCATTATTTGAAACAAAAATCAATAAATAAAGGCTCGAAAATTATTACGATACATTTAGGAAATGGGTGTAGCATGACAGCCATAAAAGACGGAAAAAGTATCGACCATACATTAGGTTTTGGTCCAATGAACGGTTTGATTATGGGAACCCGAAGCGGAGATGTAGATCAATCTGTGATTTTTTATCTGGTTAATTCGTTAGGGTATTCGCTTGATGCGGTGAATACGATGTTGCAAAAGCAAAGCGGAATGCTGGGACTTACCGGTTACAGCGATTTAAGAGACATAGAAGCCAATGCGGAGAACGGAAATGTGGACTGTCAGTTGGCTTTAGCCATGAATGCATACCGAATTAAAAAATATATTGGTTCCTATACGGCAGTATTAAACGGGCTTGATGCCATTGTTTTTACAGCAGGAATAGGGGAGAATTCTTCCTATATTCGAAAACTAGTATGTACGGATATGAATTATTTTGGAATAGAATTAGACGATTGCAAAAATGAAATTCGTTCTAAGGAAATTCGAGAAATTAATACATCAGATTCTAAAACAAAAATTTTGGTTATTCCTACCAATGAAGAAATTGAAATTGCGAATCAGGTATTTGAATTACTAACCAATTAG
- the pta gene encoding phosphate acetyltransferase, with protein MNKAIYIATSEQNSGKSIITLGLMSMLIGKTAKVGYFRPIVEDFEEGGFDNHIETVIGHFGLDIQFEDAFAITKSKLIKKKNKGKIGEVLDLIIEKYKKLEERFDFVLVEGTGFSGEGTVIELDMNVLIAKNLGIPTIIVGSGVGKTLEELIDSLYLAYDSFKVKEVEVLAVIANKVQLENVGLVTAGLRKSLPAGLLVNSIPLISNLNNPTIQEIVNKLDAKVLFGAAYLNNQTGNFSVGAMQLCNYLLHLKENSLVITPGDRADIILGALQANESVNYPTISGILLTGNILPEQSILKLIEGLSPVVPIFAVEEGTYYITNKIGSIKSKIYANNKQKIETSIHTFEKYVDLDNLSEKLITFEAEGMTPKMFQYNLVKRARKHRKHIVLPEGDDERIIIAASRLLAMDVVDISIIGNKKQIESKVSELGLDFDFSKIKIINPIESEHYDDYVNTYYELRKAKNVTLGMAKDLMEDVSYFGTMMVYKGHADGMVSGAAHTTQHTILPALQFIKTKPNSSVVSSIFFMCLEDRVSVFGDCAINPNPTAEQLAEIAISSADSSLAFGIEPKIAMLSYSSGSSGKGDEVDKVRTATEIVRKKRPDLKIEGPIQYDAAVDMAVGKSKMPNSEVAGQASVLIFPDLNTGNNTYKAVQRETGALAIGPMLQGLNKPVNDLSRGCTVDDIINTVVITAIQAQGL; from the coding sequence ATGAACAAAGCCATATATATAGCAACAAGCGAACAAAATAGCGGCAAGTCTATTATAACTTTAGGGTTGATGAGTATGCTTATTGGCAAGACTGCCAAAGTTGGCTATTTTAGACCTATTGTAGAAGATTTTGAAGAAGGAGGGTTTGATAATCACATTGAAACGGTGATTGGTCATTTTGGCTTGGATATTCAATTTGAGGATGCTTTTGCTATTACAAAAAGTAAATTAATCAAAAAGAAGAACAAAGGAAAAATAGGGGAGGTTCTCGACTTGATTATTGAAAAATATAAAAAATTAGAAGAGCGTTTCGATTTTGTTTTAGTTGAAGGAACCGGTTTTAGTGGTGAAGGAACCGTTATCGAATTGGATATGAATGTTCTTATTGCCAAAAATCTAGGGATCCCAACTATAATTGTGGGTTCAGGTGTAGGGAAAACATTGGAAGAATTAATTGACAGTCTCTACCTTGCTTATGATTCATTCAAAGTAAAGGAAGTGGAAGTTTTGGCTGTAATCGCTAATAAAGTGCAGCTTGAAAATGTAGGGTTAGTAACTGCTGGTTTGAGAAAAAGTTTGCCTGCGGGGCTTTTGGTCAATTCAATTCCTTTAATTTCTAATTTGAATAATCCCACAATTCAGGAAATTGTAAACAAATTAGATGCTAAAGTGTTATTTGGCGCCGCTTATTTAAACAATCAAACGGGTAATTTTAGCGTGGGCGCGATGCAACTTTGTAATTATTTATTGCATTTGAAAGAGAATAGTCTGGTGATAACGCCTGGTGACAGAGCTGATATTATTCTTGGTGCACTTCAGGCGAATGAATCGGTGAATTATCCAACAATTTCAGGAATACTGCTTACGGGAAATATATTGCCTGAACAGAGTATTCTAAAATTAATTGAAGGACTTTCTCCGGTCGTTCCTATTTTTGCGGTGGAAGAAGGAACGTATTATATTACCAATAAAATAGGTTCCATTAAATCTAAAATTTACGCCAATAATAAACAAAAGATAGAAACGTCTATACATACTTTCGAAAAATATGTAGACTTAGATAACTTATCCGAAAAGTTAATCACTTTTGAAGCGGAAGGAATGACGCCAAAAATGTTCCAATACAATTTGGTAAAAAGAGCCCGAAAACATAGAAAACACATTGTTTTACCTGAGGGTGACGATGAAAGAATTATTATTGCCGCATCGCGATTATTAGCTATGGACGTAGTTGATATTTCGATTATTGGAAACAAAAAACAAATAGAAAGTAAAGTTTCGGAACTGGGATTAGATTTTGATTTTTCTAAAATTAAAATTATTAATCCAATCGAATCCGAACATTATGATGACTATGTAAATACCTATTATGAGTTGCGAAAAGCAAAAAATGTAACGCTAGGAATGGCCAAAGATTTGATGGAAGATGTGTCGTATTTTGGAACGATGATGGTCTATAAAGGTCATGCAGACGGAATGGTTTCTGGTGCCGCGCATACCACACAACATACTATTTTACCGGCTTTGCAATTCATTAAAACGAAACCTAATTCATCAGTGGTTTCCTCAATATTTTTCATGTGTTTAGAAGACCGTGTTTCTGTTTTTGGGGATTGCGCCATCAATCCAAATCCTACTGCAGAACAACTGGCAGAAATAGCCATTTCATCGGCTGATTCTAGTTTAGCTTTTGGAATAGAACCAAAAATTGCCATGCTTTCCTATTCGTCTGGTTCTTCGGGAAAAGGGGATGAAGTAGATAAGGTAAGAACGGCAACAGAGATAGTTAGAAAAAAACGTCCCGACTTAAAAATTGAAGGACCCATTCAATATGATGCCGCAGTCGATATGGCTGTTGGAAAAAGTAAAATGCCAAATTCAGAAGTGGCAGGACAAGCCAGCGTTTTGATTTTTCCAGATTTAAATACAGGAAATAATACGTATAAAGCGGTGCAAAGGGAAACTGGCGCACTAGCAATAGGTCCGATGTTACAAGGATTAAACAAACCCGTAAATGATTTAAGCCGAGGCTGTACAGTAGATGATATTATAAATACAGTCGTGATTACAGCGATTCAAGCACAAGGATTATAA
- the corA gene encoding magnesium/cobalt transporter CorA gives MRKIKYKKGKKLQPYNLEYTGIHRSHDSEMQLFVYDNFDLIEFEDFKVSDLDKYINTQKTNWLNIHGLNNIELIKSIGNYFEIDNFMLADILNTTRRTKLEELSDILFFNIKSLLPAGDSDNISVEQISFLIKDGILISFQEKRSDFFIHIRERIRTHSGIVRTKKVDYLLYILLDAIMENFYVTIENEEDKVEDLINLSKKSADPIILERIEKHRDNFNFLKRSIIPLRDSLYDIKSIKDDNVFNAMEMENFSFFARLHQKSLELLEQIESDMGSLESASNFFFSAQTHKMNEIMKTLTIVSAIFIPLTFIVGVYGMNFEFMPELHYRDGYYTIIGIMILIVIGMIIYFKKRRWF, from the coding sequence ATGAGAAAAATTAAATACAAGAAAGGCAAGAAACTGCAACCTTATAATCTTGAATATACAGGGATTCATAGAAGTCATGATTCAGAAATGCAGTTGTTTGTTTATGATAATTTTGATTTGATAGAATTTGAGGATTTTAAAGTTTCAGATCTGGATAAATACATCAATACTCAAAAAACGAATTGGTTGAATATTCATGGTTTAAATAATATTGAATTAATAAAATCAATTGGCAATTATTTTGAAATAGACAATTTCATGCTTGCCGATATTTTAAATACAACCAGAAGAACCAAACTGGAGGAACTATCGGATATTTTATTCTTTAATATAAAATCACTTTTGCCAGCCGGAGATTCAGATAATATTAGTGTGGAGCAAATTAGTTTTTTGATAAAAGATGGAATCTTAATTTCATTTCAGGAGAAACGTAGTGATTTTTTCATTCATATTCGGGAGCGAATTCGGACTCATTCGGGAATTGTTAGAACAAAAAAAGTAGATTATTTGTTGTACATACTTTTGGACGCTATCATGGAGAATTTTTATGTTACCATTGAAAACGAAGAAGATAAAGTAGAAGATCTTATTAATCTTTCGAAGAAAAGCGCTGATCCTATAATTCTGGAGCGAATTGAGAAACATCGTGACAATTTTAACTTTTTGAAACGATCTATTATTCCGCTCCGGGATTCTTTGTATGATATAAAAAGCATAAAAGATGATAATGTATTCAATGCAATGGAAATGGAAAATTTTAGTTTTTTTGCTCGATTGCATCAAAAGAGCTTGGAACTTCTTGAACAAATTGAATCCGATATGGGTTCGCTGGAAAGTGCCTCTAATTTCTTTTTTTCGGCACAAACGCATAAGATGAATGAGATTATGAAAACCCTGACTATCGTTTCGGCAATATTTATTCCGCTTACTTTTATTGTTGGAGTCTACGGAATGAATTTCGAGTTTATGCCTGAATTGCATTATCGCGATGGGTATTATACAATTATTGGAATTATGATTTTAATAGTAATTGGAATGATTATTTATTTTAAAAAAAGACGTTGGTTTTAA
- a CDS encoding NAD(P)-dependent oxidoreductase, which translates to MKFGIIKERKNPPDRRVVFSPDELARIKQLYQDASIKVESSDIRIFTDEQYKNLGIEVTNDISDCDVFFGVKEVPVEDLIPNKAYFFFSHTIKKQPYNRKLLQAILAKNIDLYDHETIVDSHNRRLIGFGRYAGIVGVYNSIRAFGLKFELFKLPKADTLSGKEALIAHLKRLVLPPLKFVITGTGKVGSGAKEILDAMKVKEVSVENYLTKNYTQPVYTQIDVLEYNKRKDGQVLDFTDFYENPQEYVSNFERFTTVSDIYITGHFHANEAPVILTREMLQSKDCKIKVVADISCDVNGPIACTLRSSTIAEPLYGYSPTENKEVDIFHPAAIVVMAVDNLPCELPKDASEGFGEMFMEHVIPAFFNGDKDGILQRAKITEKGKLTPRFSYLQDYVDEK; encoded by the coding sequence ATGAAGTTCGGAATTATAAAAGAAAGAAAAAACCCACCAGACAGAAGAGTTGTTTTTTCTCCAGATGAATTAGCAAGAATAAAACAACTTTATCAAGATGCTTCTATAAAAGTTGAGAGTTCCGATATTCGAATTTTTACTGATGAACAATATAAAAATTTAGGAATCGAAGTTACAAATGACATTAGTGATTGTGATGTTTTTTTTGGCGTGAAAGAAGTGCCTGTGGAAGATTTAATTCCTAATAAAGCCTATTTCTTTTTTTCGCATACGATCAAAAAACAACCGTATAACAGAAAATTGTTACAAGCAATTTTAGCGAAAAACATTGATTTATACGATCATGAAACTATTGTAGATTCTCATAATCGAAGGTTAATTGGTTTTGGTCGATATGCTGGAATTGTTGGTGTTTACAATAGTATTCGTGCCTTTGGGTTAAAATTCGAATTGTTCAAATTACCTAAAGCAGATACACTTTCTGGTAAGGAAGCACTAATCGCACATTTGAAGCGATTGGTATTGCCTCCTTTAAAATTTGTAATTACTGGAACAGGTAAAGTAGGTAGTGGTGCTAAAGAAATTTTGGATGCCATGAAAGTTAAGGAGGTTTCAGTTGAAAATTACTTAACTAAGAATTATACACAGCCCGTTTACACTCAGATCGATGTTTTAGAATACAATAAACGCAAAGACGGACAAGTATTAGATTTTACTGATTTTTATGAGAATCCGCAAGAATATGTGTCCAATTTTGAACGATTTACTACAGTTTCTGATATCTATATTACCGGTCATTTTCATGCCAATGAAGCTCCAGTAATTTTGACACGGGAAATGCTCCAATCCAAAGATTGTAAAATAAAAGTCGTTGCAGATATTTCGTGTGATGTCAATGGTCCAATTGCCTGTACGTTAAGATCATCGACAATTGCAGAGCCTTTGTACGGCTATTCGCCAACTGAAAATAAAGAAGTCGATATTTTTCACCCAGCTGCAATTGTGGTGATGGCTGTAGATAATTTACCTTGTGAATTGCCCAAAGATGCGAGTGAAGGTTTTGGAGAAATGTTCATGGAACATGTAATTCCGGCATTTTTTAATGGAGATAAAGACGGCATTTTACAAAGAGCAAAAATAACCGAAAAAGGGAAATTAACACCAAGATTCAGTTATTTGCAGGATTATGTTGATGAAAAATAA
- a CDS encoding serine hydrolase translates to MKMIFIKKANILQLLFLLFVLSSCTKEKKKIELSDAQLPKSTLPKMKPLTNESPKLTAEYIESKKRSIEAFYNRTWPNHSANGSFLVAQNGQIIYENYEGYANFREKRLITSTTPLHLASVSKVLTATAVLKLINAKRIDLDQKVNTILKEFPFPDVTVKTLLNHRSGMRNYAYFTDRDKTVWDRHNRLTNQDILTIMATKNIGLESKTDTRFSYCNTNYAMLALIIEKITKLPYKEAMKQIIFKPLGMKNTYVFDYEKDKDSIAPSYKGNGVEIGKDYLDAVYGDKNIYSTPRDLLKFDRARNSPNFLSPKLFKQVFTGYSNERKGEKNYGLGIRMINWETGQNFYFHNGWWHGNTSSYVTLQKEKVTIIALSNKFTTKTYKVRKLAMLFGDYPFHLDKGEKEE, encoded by the coding sequence ATGAAAATGATATTTATAAAAAAAGCAAATATACTACAATTACTCTTCCTACTATTCGTTTTGAGTTCTTGTACCAAAGAGAAAAAGAAAATAGAATTAAGTGATGCCCAACTCCCAAAGAGTACATTACCTAAAATGAAACCTTTAACGAATGAAAGTCCTAAACTAACTGCTGAATATATTGAGTCTAAAAAAAGATCTATCGAGGCTTTTTACAATAGAACTTGGCCCAATCATAGTGCAAACGGTAGTTTTCTTGTAGCTCAAAATGGTCAAATAATTTATGAAAATTATGAAGGTTATGCTAATTTTAGAGAGAAACGATTAATAACAAGTACAACGCCACTCCATTTAGCATCTGTGAGCAAAGTATTAACTGCAACAGCCGTACTGAAGTTAATAAATGCTAAAAGAATTGATTTAGACCAAAAAGTTAATACGATACTAAAAGAATTCCCTTTTCCGGATGTCACTGTAAAAACACTGCTAAACCATAGAAGTGGCATGCGCAATTATGCTTATTTTACGGATCGAGATAAAACAGTTTGGGACCGACATAATAGATTGACTAATCAAGATATTTTAACCATTATGGCGACTAAAAATATTGGATTAGAATCTAAAACAGATACTAGATTTAGCTATTGCAATACTAATTATGCCATGTTGGCATTGATAATTGAGAAGATAACTAAGCTTCCGTATAAAGAAGCGATGAAACAGATCATTTTCAAACCACTGGGAATGAAAAATACTTATGTTTTTGACTATGAAAAAGATAAAGATAGTATAGCACCGTCATACAAAGGAAATGGTGTTGAGATAGGAAAAGATTATTTGGATGCAGTTTATGGGGATAAAAATATATATTCTACACCGCGAGATTTATTAAAATTTGACCGAGCGAGAAATTCTCCCAATTTCTTATCACCAAAATTGTTTAAACAAGTCTTTACGGGTTATAGCAATGAACGTAAAGGAGAAAAAAATTATGGTCTTGGTATTCGAATGATCAATTGGGAAACGGGACAAAACTTCTATTTTCATAATGGCTGGTGGCATGGTAACACCTCATCTTATGTTACGTTACAAAAAGAGAAAGTCACTATAATTGCCTTGTCAAATAAATTTACCACTAAAACTTACAAAGTGAGAAAACTGGCTATGTTATTTGGAGATTATCCATTTCATCTGGACAAAGGCGAAAAAGAGGAATGA